The Pseudomonas fulva 12-X sequence CAGCGATTCCAGGCTTCTGGGTAGTCGGTAAGCTTGCGGCATCGGGTGCTGCTGACGGCAATGGGCTCTCTATCGAGGTAATGGGTCAAGTCATCGGTAAGCTGGCGCATGATTCTGGTGATCTTGGTGGCTGTCTGTTCCCCCTCGAAGGGCACGAGACAGACCAGCCCGCGATCAATAGGGATGACCGTCGAGTTAATGCCTGCACGTTGCAGAATGCGCTCAGCATTCTGACTGAGGTTGGTCGGTAGCTTGCCGCTTTTTTTCGCGCCCTCGGTAAAGTCCACGATGATCATTTGTTGATCGAGGTCGACGTTGATGTTCAGGCGTTTGGCACGCTGCTGAATATCCGACTCGTCTTTCCAGCGGCGCTCGATCACTTCGAAAAACAGCTCGCTCAGGGTGCGCGTTTCGAAGCGGAAGCGGATAAAGCTGCGCATCATCTGCACGCTGAGTGCGAACTTGGCACTCTCCAACATGATCTGATCGAGTTCGGAGGTCGAGGTGTCCAGGGCGAAGAGGACAAGTGCTCCAACCAGTTCGTGGTCGATCATCAAGGGCTCGATGCTGGCCTTGAAAGTGAGGCTCCTGGCGCCATCCTCAAGAAACAATTGAATGCTGTCGCGCACGGAACTGCCAAGGATTTCTTGGCAGGCCTTGGTGATCTGTGCACTCAAGCGCCCGGAAACTGCGTTCTGCCAGCTCACGTCATCGAACAGCAGAGCATCGGGTGATCGGCCGGCGATGACCTGATTGGCATTGAAGTCCACCGCTACGACCGGGTTGGGAAGCAGGCTGCCCACCATCAGTGAAAGAGAGGAAACGGAGTTCTCTGCCAGCACATGCTCAAGCAGCGTCGTGTGCACGCGAAGTGCCTGTTGCAGACGCTCAGCCGCCAGGCGTTGTGCCTCCAGCTGTTGCTCTCGGGTAACGGCAATGGCGCCCAGGTGAACA is a genomic window containing:
- a CDS encoding helix-turn-helix domain-containing protein, giving the protein MSLRDIASQINSGADLHDTLCQLVRLSCQHTDWTLGAIMAVDLVEGYAFVVARYDPTLLDRPLLDRWELARSPSVTALQRNEPVYIRDVRESAYSGYRDESYERDYRTVLMMPMGCKDDKGRPMVLSVISRHIKDISEEDLAFLGMIVHLGAIAVTREQQLEAQRLAAERLQQALRVHTTLLEHVLAENSVSSLSLMVGSLLPNPVVAVDFNANQVIAGRSPDALLFDDVSWQNAVSGRLSAQITKACQEILGSSVRDSIQLFLEDGARSLTFKASIEPLMIDHELVGALVLFALDTSTSELDQIMLESAKFALSVQMMRSFIRFRFETRTLSELFFEVIERRWKDESDIQQRAKRLNINVDLDQQMIIVDFTEGAKKSGKLPTNLSQNAERILQRAGINSTVIPIDRGLVCLVPFEGEQTATKITRIMRQLTDDLTHYLDREPIAVSSTRCRKLTDYPEAWNRCRRMIEIAKTFGRTGPLSNQDFGPMPILIAAVGGDDIQAFVKDSVGAMVAHDKKHSTSYLETLSTYLDESCRAQACADAMDIHVTTLRYRLTRIQEMFGVDLDSPERRFAFELAIRLQKVMNN